A window of Prevotella fusca JCM 17724 genomic DNA:
GGTCTGGTCCTTGCTATAGTTCATCGGATAGTCTTCACGGTTGGTAGCGGTGAAGGCTTCATTGTTTACTTCGATGTTGTCAATATAGGCAATGAAGTCTTCCTTCATGCCGTTAGGGTCTTCGCAATCGACAACAACGACGAGACTATGGATGTCAATGCCACCCGCTCCCTTGACCGGGAAGACCGCATCAACCCACTTGTTCGGTTCAATCTCTCGTGTTGAAAGCTCCCAGAACTGCTCGGTCTCTGCGCTCTGACCCGCACGCTCCTTGCGTTTGCCAAGTCCGATAAGCATCGTACGGCCAGCCTTTGGCTTGTGAATCATCACGTGCACGTACTTTGTCTCCGGTGTCAGCGTGAACGGCTGCTGGAGGTCTATGCGTGCACCGAAGGTGTTTGAGCCGAAGCGTGAACGCTGGAAGCCCAGCACTTTGTCGGATGTGTTAGGTGCAGCCTTCAGTATCTCGTCATAGTTCTTGTCGATATTACTCACCACTTGCACGTTTCCGTCCAGTACGGCAGCTTGTCCGTTCTGTCTGCGGAAAGGCGACTTCTGCCAGCTGTCATAGACACCTGTTGCTTTATAGTTCTGATTCTCAAAATCTATTTTAACCTGTTCTGTGGTCTGTGCATGGAGCAAAGTGGTGCAGAATAACAAACCACAGGTAGCCAATATATTCTTTTTCATGTTGTTTCTCAAGTCAAACGATTAGTAAATAGCAATCTCACTCAATACAGGGCACGCCTTGGCATCCTTGATATGTATGCGTATTCCCTTGGCATCAAAGCCATCACCATAGCTGTTTGAGGTGCTTCCGTTGAGCGGAATGATACGCTTGTAGCCGATGGTGGTCAGCTTCACCTTGCTGGCAAGTGGCTTCCATGTGCTGCCGTCGGTGGTATATTCGATCGAGAAACTCTTTACACGCTGCCCGAGTCTTACATACTCCTGCAGAGTTACATAGCGGACCGTTTGGCTGTTGTTCCATTTGAAAGTGAGGGTAACATCCTTCACCTCGTCCTCTGCAGCCCAGTAGGTGTCAGCATTCTCATCAATGAGATTGCCCGCAGCGTAGGTGCGTGTCTGTCCGTTAGCACGTGTACTTGTTGCTTCAACAGCAGCAGTCTTGGCAAGATTGTTGCTGAGTCGGTTCTTCAACATTGTTCCGAACTCCTTCAGACGCCTCGCCTGATTCTGTGGAATCTTACCGCTTCTGTCAGGAGGGCAGTTCAGGATGAGGGTAGCATTGCGACCTACAGTCTCCAAGTACATCTGGAAGGTGCGCTCGGCCGTCATCGGTTCACAGCCTGGATGCCAGAACCAGCCCTGGTCAGTGAACTTGGCATCGCTCTCGCCGGGGAGCCAGAACCAGCCGTTTTCCGTACCATACATGCCATTACGCTCAGGAGCAGTACCACGGTTTTCGTTACACCAGTTGGTTTCGCCTGCCCATCCGTCTTCGTTACCGATCCAACGTGCCTCGCCACCGACACCCCACAGGATGATATTCGGGCTGAGCTTGTGGATGGAATCACGCAGGTTAGGCACGTCATAGTAGGTAGCACGGTCAATATTGATTACCTTGTTCTTACCGCCATAGTAGCCATCGCCGCCATTGGCACCGTCGAACCACATTTCAAACTGGTCTGAACCGTATTGTGCAAGTTCAGCACATTGCTTCAGGAACACGTCCTTCACGTATTTGTCCGTCCCATAGAGACCGCTGTTCCTGTCCCAAGGTGACACGTAGAAGCCATACTTCATCTTCAGTTCCTGTGCTGCTTTGGCAAAGAGGTCGGCAATGTTCACGCCCTGTGCGTTAGGACTTGACGAACGTGAGATGTTGTGGTCGGTTGTCGTAGTTGGCCACAGGCAGAAACCGTCGTGATGCTTCACGACAGCGATACCACCCTTCATTCCCGCCTCTTTCACTACTTCCAACCACTGCTTGGGGTCGGGTTTCTCAGTCGGATTAAAGATGTTCACGTTTTCATCTCCTTTACCCCATTCCTTGTTGGTATAGGTATTCATACCATAATGGAAGAAGGCATAGAACTCCGTCTGCTGCCATTTCCACTGACGGTCAGTGGGTACAGGGAACACAGGACGAGGTTCGTTCTCCGTGTTGGGAACGTTTTGCGTCTGAAGGGTCATAACGGTATTGGTCTGGGCAAAGCCCGTTGCCGATGCCGTCAGGGCAAGTGCAGTAAGCACACCGTGTAAAAATCGGTTGTTCATATTAGGTTTTTAGTTTTGCAGCACTTGGGTTCTAACTCGTTTTGTAAGTGTCTGACTGGACGATGTACAGTTTAGGTTTTTGTCATCATGAGGGTCCTGTATGCCTTTGTGCTGCAATTTCAAGGCATCAGACCACTCAAAAGATGGTCGCAAATATACGAATAAATTTGGATATACGTGTATTATATACCACAATTTATGATTATTGTATAAAAAACCGTCATTCCATGTATTATTCTGCAGAAAGTTCTGCTTTGCAGTTTCACTTCTCATCATTCATCACCTCCTGTCTCTCCTCTCTTCTGTGTAAGCCCTGTTTCTTCAGGAATGTAAAGTAATTTCCTTGACAGGAAGATGCTTTTTCTCCGGCAAATTTCAGAAGTATAATCCGTGCATGATGTGGATGCTTTCCGCTTTGTCCTGTGCGACTGTAAAGTGTTGATAATTAGTTATATGTAAGGATAACACGTGAGCTTGTTTCGTGTTTTGAGATTTTATGTTTTTCAATTGACGCCCTTTTGCATTGCAACTAAGGCTTACTTGCGCTTCAATTGACGCCCTTTTGCATTGCAATTAACGCCCTATTGGAACGCAATCAAGCAGATGTTGTTTTCACACGGTAAGTTTAGTAAAGTTTTTTCGCAACCCTGTGGACTGCTTGTAGGTTGTGTTTATGGGGCATTGCAGGGCTACGGGTATGGGCTGTGAGAGAATTGTTGTCGGTCAGAAACTGGCAGGCAGCTGTATGGATGGTGCCTGTCAACCGTGAAACAGGGATGCAGACAGCGTGCATTCCTGTATGGTTGCCGATAGTATTTTTTGCACCTCTTTACTATATAAATAGGTGTATATTATATAAGGTGGAAATAGCCGGCTGCTGTTGCGATAGCTTTCAGCACCCCTTTTCCATGCTTGCGAAGCTGAATTCATGGTATATTATCAGCCGGTTATTCACGATGCAGAAGCGGACAGGAACAAGTGTCGTAACTGTCTGATTATCTTGTGTGCGAGAACAGGACGATATGCTTAAAAAAAAGACTTATTCTTTTGGTTTATATTGTATAAACTACTATATTTGTGGCAGAAAACCTAAATCAGTAAATATATGTCTAATTTTATGAAAGTGGATCAGAACCGCAGAAAGCATCCGCCGTTTGTAACAGGCAGTCTGGCTTTCTCTTTAGTTGTCGGCTTGATGGCTTTTTCACCGTCATCGGCTTTGGCAAATGTGGACGTGAATGCGATTACAAGTATTCAGCAGCAAAAACAGAGTATCAACGGTGTGGTAAAGGATGCTAATGGCGACCCTGTCATTGGTGCCTCCGTACTGGCTAATGGTACTCCTGTGGCAGTGACCGACGTGGACGGTCGCTTCTCTGTTTCAGTCGCTCCGGGTACGGAGTTGAAAATCAGTTATGTTGGTTTTGCCACGCAGACCGTCATGGTGCGAAGTGGTGTAAGCAACTACAATGTGACATTGAAAGATGACGATCGTGCTCTCAGTGAGGTCGTCGTTGTCGGTTATGGTACCCAGAAGAAGGCGAACCTCTCAGGTTCTGTTGCCCAGCTTGATGGAAAGACGCTTGAAAACCGTCCTATATCGAACGTTTCTTCGGGCTTGCAGGGTCTGTTGCCGGGTATTACGGTGACAGGAGCTGACGGTGCGCCGGGTCTTGATAACGGTACGATTCTTGTGCGTGGTGTGGGAACTTTGAACTCCGCTTCGCCTTATATCCTTATTGATGGTGTTGAGGCAGGAACGCTGAACTCGCTTGACCCGGAGGATATTGCGAGCATCTCCGTCCTGAAGGATGCTTCCTCGGCAGCCATCTATGGTTCAAAAGCATCCAACGGTGTGATTCTGGTAACTACAAAACGAGGGCAGAACGGTGCGCCGAAGGTTAGTTATTCAGGTTATTTCGGTATTCAGAATGCAACAGCCTTGATGGAAAGGATGAATTCAGCCGATGCTGCCTACTATTACAACAAGGCATTGGAACGTAGCGGTAAGGCACCCCGCTTCTCTGACGAGGCTATTCAGAAGTTCCGTGACGGCTCTGACCCTTACAACTATCCTAATACCGACTGGTACGACCTTGCATTCAAGACAGCCTGGCAGAACCGCCATAACGTGAATGTCACAGGTGGTAACGAGTATGTGAAATACCTTGCTTCTGCCGGCTATCTCAAGCAGAGCAGTATCCTGCCGAATGCCGGTCGTGAGCAGTTCAATGGTCGTGCAAACCTCGACATGGTGCTGTCAAAGCGCATCACTGCCCATCTTAACCTTTCTTATATCCAGAACAACTACCGTGATGCGAGCAGTGCATACGCCGGTGGCAGCAGTGACCAGATTATCCGCCAGCTGAACATCATCGCTCCGTGGATTCCTTATAAGAACGAAGACGGCAGCTATGGCACCGTTTCTGACGGTAACCCGATGGCTTGGCTTGAGTCAGGCATGACCGTAAACCGCAACAACCGTAACTTTACGGGTATGATTGGCATTGACTATCAGATACTCAAGGATCTGAAACTGACGCTCCAGGGAGCCTACGTTGATGCTTCCCAGCGTTACTCTTACTTCCAGAAGTTCATCCAGTACAATTCTAACAAGGCTACTGAACCAAACAACTTGACGATTGCCCACTATGACTGGCACCGCACAACCTTCGATGCGTTCATGAACTATGACAAGTCGTTTGCACAGCATAACTTCAAGGCTATGCTCGGATGGCATACTGAACGCTTCAAGTATCTGCCGGATTGGATGTACCGCAAGGGCTTCCCTAACAATGACCTGACCGATATGAACGCTGGTGATGCTTCGACACAGCAGAATGCTGGTCACACTCGTGAGCTGGCAATGGTGTCTTACTTCGGTCGTCTGAACTACGACTATGCAGGTCGTTATCTCTTTGAGGCAAACTTCCGTTCTGATGCTTCTTCACGCTTTGCCAAGGAACATCGCTGGGGCTTCTTCCCGTCATTCTCAGCTGCATGGCGTATCTCCGAGGAGCCGTTCATGGAGAGTGCGAAGTCTTGGTTGAACAACCTGAAGGTGCGTGCATCATGGGGTCAGTTGGGTAATCAGGACGCTCTGAGCGATTACTATCCTTGGATGAACACTTATAACCTCGATGCGAAGTATCCGTTTGGCGGACAGCTCACACCGGGTTACTATCAGGGTAGCTATCATCTTGAAACAATTTCATGGGAACGTTCAACCACATGGGGTATCGGTATCGACTTTACGCTCTTCGGCGGACTGACTGGTTCGTTCGATTACTATAACCGCAAGACTACAGGTATCATCATGGACGTGTCAGCTCCGGCAGAGTTTGCACTCGGTGCATACAAGGATAATATCGGTGCATTGCGCAATCAGGGTGTTGAACTCTCATTGGCTTACGCAAAGCAGTTGAACAAGGACTGGGCAATCAACGTCGGTGCGAACTTCGCTTACAACAAGAATAAGATTCTCTACTTGGGTGAGGGAACAGAATATATTGAAGATAAGGATGACCGCAACCGCCGTACAGCTATCGGTAAACAGTACAAGAGCTATTATATGTACAAGGCAACTGGTAAGTTCTTCAACTCACAGCAGGAAGCTGATGACTACACAGCGAAGTATGGCAACCCGTTCGGACGTAAGTTCATGGCGGGCGACCTTATCTATGAGGACACCAATGGCGATGGCAAGCTCGATTCAAACGACCGTATCTACACCAAGCATACGGACATCCCGGCTATTACTTACAGTTTCAACCTCGGTGCTACATGGAAGGACTTTGACCTGTCAATGATATGGCAGGGTGTCGGTTCAGTATCTCATATCTACAACCGTGAGGTTCTCGGTGAGTTCTCCGGTGATGCAAGCCACCCGTCAACACTGTGGAAAGACTCGTGGACAGACGACAATCACAATGCCAAGCTGCCTCGCGTATTCGAGACAGGAAACAGCCCAAGTGACATGACCCGTGCCATGTCAACCTTCTGGTTGTGGAATACAGCTTACTTGCGTCTGAAGACTTTGCAGCTTGGTTACTCTCTTCCAAAGAGCGCACTCAAAGCCATCGGTCTTGAGAAGGTACGCATCTACTATGCAGGTGAGAACCTCCTTACCTTCGACGCATTGCCATTCAATATTGACCCGGAGGTAACCAGCGAACGTGGATCATCTTATCCATTGCTGCGTTCACATTCTATCGGTATCAATATCACATTCTAACCGTAATTACCCGATATACATTATGAAAACTATAAGAACATATATATTGGCAGGTGTGGCAGCATTGTCGCTGTCATCCTGTGATGATTTCCTCAACACTGTTCCGAAGGATGCAATGTCGCCAGCTACAACATGGAAGACAGGCGACGATGCAGCGAAGTTTCTTGTCGGCTGTTATGATGGTTGGGAAGAAGGTGCTGCCCTGCTTTATTGGGATGCCGGCTCCGACTTTGCCTACAACAACTTCCCATGGGAGGGCTTTACCAACATCGGTAACGGCTCGCTTTCACCCTCATCTCCGGGTTGGTCGTTCTACGACTTCACCATCATCGGCAGGTG
This region includes:
- a CDS encoding alpha-L-fucosidase, giving the protein MNNRFLHGVLTALALTASATGFAQTNTVMTLQTQNVPNTENEPRPVFPVPTDRQWKWQQTEFYAFFHYGMNTYTNKEWGKGDENVNIFNPTEKPDPKQWLEVVKEAGMKGGIAVVKHHDGFCLWPTTTTDHNISRSSSPNAQGVNIADLFAKAAQELKMKYGFYVSPWDRNSGLYGTDKYVKDVFLKQCAELAQYGSDQFEMWFDGANGGDGYYGGKNKVINIDRATYYDVPNLRDSIHKLSPNIILWGVGGEARWIGNEDGWAGETNWCNENRGTAPERNGMYGTENGWFWLPGESDAKFTDQGWFWHPGCEPMTAERTFQMYLETVGRNATLILNCPPDRSGKIPQNQARRLKEFGTMLKNRLSNNLAKTAAVEATSTRANGQTRTYAAGNLIDENADTYWAAEDEVKDVTLTFKWNNSQTVRYVTLQEYVRLGQRVKSFSIEYTTDGSTWKPLASKVKLTTIGYKRIIPLNGSTSNSYGDGFDAKGIRIHIKDAKACPVLSEIAIY
- a CDS encoding SusC/RagA family TonB-linked outer membrane protein; translated protein: MSNFMKVDQNRRKHPPFVTGSLAFSLVVGLMAFSPSSALANVDVNAITSIQQQKQSINGVVKDANGDPVIGASVLANGTPVAVTDVDGRFSVSVAPGTELKISYVGFATQTVMVRSGVSNYNVTLKDDDRALSEVVVVGYGTQKKANLSGSVAQLDGKTLENRPISNVSSGLQGLLPGITVTGADGAPGLDNGTILVRGVGTLNSASPYILIDGVEAGTLNSLDPEDIASISVLKDASSAAIYGSKASNGVILVTTKRGQNGAPKVSYSGYFGIQNATALMERMNSADAAYYYNKALERSGKAPRFSDEAIQKFRDGSDPYNYPNTDWYDLAFKTAWQNRHNVNVTGGNEYVKYLASAGYLKQSSILPNAGREQFNGRANLDMVLSKRITAHLNLSYIQNNYRDASSAYAGGSSDQIIRQLNIIAPWIPYKNEDGSYGTVSDGNPMAWLESGMTVNRNNRNFTGMIGIDYQILKDLKLTLQGAYVDASQRYSYFQKFIQYNSNKATEPNNLTIAHYDWHRTTFDAFMNYDKSFAQHNFKAMLGWHTERFKYLPDWMYRKGFPNNDLTDMNAGDASTQQNAGHTRELAMVSYFGRLNYDYAGRYLFEANFRSDASSRFAKEHRWGFFPSFSAAWRISEEPFMESAKSWLNNLKVRASWGQLGNQDALSDYYPWMNTYNLDAKYPFGGQLTPGYYQGSYHLETISWERSTTWGIGIDFTLFGGLTGSFDYYNRKTTGIIMDVSAPAEFALGAYKDNIGALRNQGVELSLAYAKQLNKDWAINVGANFAYNKNKILYLGEGTEYIEDKDDRNRRTAIGKQYKSYYMYKATGKFFNSQQEADDYTAKYGNPFGRKFMAGDLIYEDTNGDGKLDSNDRIYTKHTDIPAITYSFNLGATWKDFDLSMIWQGVGSVSHIYNREVLGEFSGDASHPSTLWKDSWTDDNHNAKLPRVFETGNSPSDMTRAMSTFWLWNTAYLRLKTLQLGYSLPKSALKAIGLEKVRIYYAGENLLTFDALPFNIDPEVTSERGSSYPLLRSHSIGINITF